TTTTAAACAAAATGAATATAGAGGCTTGATTTTAACTTAATGTTTATCTATAATAGGGGAAGGTCAATCAACAATAAAAATTAAGCATACATAAGGAGATGAATATAAAATGATATATAGGGATCTACCCGAATATAAATGCGAACAGGTGATTGATTCGTATGAAGCTGCTAAGAAAGAATTAAGATTTCTGACAGATAAAGTAATGTTATCCTGTAACCGAACAAATATTTCCTTATTTAGCGATGTTGTAGATTGTTTATCAAATGATGATAAAAAACATGGTGATAAAATGGCTTACAATATGATACATGCACTTAATAATATAGAAGATGTGACTATGGATATGTGTAAAAGTATAAACACCCTTGCTACCGAATTGTTTGTGCTTTATAATGATTACGGCATAAAAAAATAAAGGGTGATGAATAATTGGAAAATATAGGAATTATAGCAGACTTTGACGGTACAATAACAAGGCTTGATTCCAATGATGGATTGTTTAAAAAGTTTGGCAATACAGAAACAATGGAAATTGAGCAGGCAGTGAGGGAAGGGCGAATAAGCCTCAAGGACGCATTTATCGAACATTTTAAACGCTTAAAATTAACGGAAGGGGAGTATGAAGATTTTATATGGGATAATATACATTTAGCCAAAGGATTTAGAGAGTTTTATGCCCATGTAGAGGAGATGCAAATTCCTTTTGCAATCGTAAGTGGAGGATTTACAAATGCCATTGATCTGGTTCTGAAGAGGGAGAATATTAAGGGAATAAAGGTTTATGCAAATAGACTGGTATTTAATAATGCGGATATAAATGTAGAGTTTGTGAATAAAATTGATGAATGTATCACTAGTTTGGGACCATGTGGTAATTGCAAACTAAAAAATCTAATGGATTTTAAGACATTTTGTAAAGAGGTTATTTTTATAGGTGACGGTATAACCGATAGATGCATTGCAGCAGATGCAGATATAGTGTTTGCAAAGGATGGCTTGGCTGATTATTGTAAAGAACAAAGCATACATTTTATACCCTATAATGATTTTTATGATGTATCCCGTTTGATATTTGGTGAAGGTATGGAGAATAATAACTAGAGAAAAATATCTTTCGAAAGGACGGGGTTGAATGGAACAGTATTTTGTAGATATCCATGTGCACGTCGGTAGGTCTTCAAATGGTAGGATGATAAAATATGGTACATCGAGGGACCTTACATTAAAGAATATTGCCTATGAATCTAGATATAGAAAGGGTATAAATGTTATTGGAGTGGTGGATTGTATTTCCCCATGGATAATAGATGATATGGAGGATATGCTGGAACGTGGCGAGTTGGAGGAGATACCAGATGGTGGGATGATATATAAAGACGATCTGGTAATATTAGCAGGCGCTGAGATAGAGACTAGAGAACCTTCATATGGATGCAGTGTTCATTCTTTGGTTTTCATGCCTGATTTTAAAGGCATAAAAGAGTTGTCAAATATAATGAAAATGCATATGACTAATATGGAAAACAATGCTATCATAAGCAGGCTATCAGGTAGAGAGCTTATTGACATAGTAGATGATTTGGGAGGTATATATATACCAGCCCATGTATTTACACCATATAAAGGATTCTATGGTGCCTGTA
This Xylanivirga thermophila DNA region includes the following protein-coding sequences:
- a CDS encoding MtnX-like HAD-IB family phosphatase, giving the protein MENIGIIADFDGTITRLDSNDGLFKKFGNTETMEIEQAVREGRISLKDAFIEHFKRLKLTEGEYEDFIWDNIHLAKGFREFYAHVEEMQIPFAIVSGGFTNAIDLVLKRENIKGIKVYANRLVFNNADINVEFVNKIDECITSLGPCGNCKLKNLMDFKTFCKEVIFIGDGITDRCIAADADIVFAKDGLADYCKEQSIHFIPYNDFYDVSRLIFGEGMENNN